A genomic window from Solanum dulcamara chromosome 11, daSolDulc1.2, whole genome shotgun sequence includes:
- the LOC129874542 gene encoding uncharacterized protein LOC129874542 — protein MSILTKLRCITLDVTGTLIAYKGELGDYYCMAAKAAGKQCPDYKRVHEGFKLAYTEMAKKHPCFGYAEKIPNIVWWKTCVRNSFVQAGYEYDDETFEKIFRRIYATFGSSAPYSLFPDAIPFLRWLRESGITVGLVSNAEYRYQDVILPALGLNQGSEWDFGVFSGLEGVEKPDPRIYEIALKKAGNVAPEEVLHIGDSLRKDYVPARSVGMHALLLDRFKTADAVDWRKAGATVLPDLIATKDWLTSEKLKCSDL, from the exons ATGTCTATTTTGACGAAGTTACGTTGCATCACACTTGATGTTACCGGTACACTGATTGCTTACAAAGGAGAGCTGGGTGACTATTATTGCATGGCAGCCAAAGCTGCTGGGAAGCAATGTCCTGACTATAAGCGGGTTCATGAGGGTTTTAAACTAGCATATACAGAAATGGCAAAGAAGCATCCATGTTTTGGATATGCTGAAAAGATTCCTAACATTGTGTGGTGGAAGACTTGTGTCAGGAATTCCTTTGTTCAG GCCGGTTATGAATATGATGATGAGACATTTGAGAAGATATTTAGACGCATATATGCTACTTTTGGTTCTTCTGCACCTTATAGCCTATTTCCTGATGCTATACCGTTCCTCAGATGGCTCCGTGAGAGTGGCATTACTGTTGGGCTGGTCAGCAATGCTGAGTATCGATATCAGGATGTAATTCTTCCTGCATTAGGCTTGAATCAG GGATCTGAGTGGGATTTCGGCGTATTTTCTGGTCTTGAAGGTGTTGAAAAACCAGATCCAAGGATATATGAGATTGCCTTGAAGAAAGCAGGAAATGTAGCACCAGAAGAAGTACTTCACATTGGAGATAGCTTGAGGAAAGACTACGTACCTGCGAGAAGTGTTGGGATGCATGCTTTATTGTTGGACAGGTTCAAGACCGCTGATGCTGTCGATTGGAGGAAAGCTGGTGCCACTGTGCTGCCTGACTTGATCGCTACCAAAGACTGGCTTACCTCTGAGAAATTGAAATGCAGTGACCTGTGA
- the LOC129873239 gene encoding H/ACA ribonucleoprotein complex subunit 4, whose protein sequence is MTDVELSRSEKKKKKTKSVKNEDETQTFSTPIEKNDVDFLIKPQSYTPTIDTSEWPILLKNYDRLNVRTGHYTPLPSGFSPLKRPLAEYIRYGILNLDKPANPSSHEVVAWIKRILRVEKTGHSGTLDPKVTGNLIVCIDRATRLVKSQQGAGKEYVCVARLHSDVPDVAKVARALEALTGAVFQRPPLISAVKRQLRIRTIYESKLLEYDAERHLVVFWISCEAGTYVRTLCVHLGLLLGVGGHMQELRRVRSGILGEKNNMVTMHDVMDAQWMYDNYRDETYLRRVIMPLEVVLTSYKRLVVKDSAVNAICYGAKLMIPGLLRFENDVEVGEEVVLMTTKGEAIALGIAEMTTAVMATCDHGVVAKIKRVVMDRDTYPRKWGLGPRASMKKKLVAEGKLDKHGKPNDKTPAEWTRNVVLPTGGDAMVAGLAAATMKPDLDAVDADGAAGEIEKKKKKHKEDEEEANKRKLDDLDVSPAPSALKKPKVEIVEEALESVEKAELKKEKKKKKKKEADEAATPDVESLKKEKKKKDKDNNDAASTDEEKSEKKKKKKKKDKESENGDVAVGSGDEGSKSKKKEKKKKKNKDAQEE, encoded by the coding sequence ATGACTGACGTTGAGCTCTCTCGGtcagagaagaagaaaaagaaaacaaagtcTGTCAAAAATGAGGACGAAACCCAAACATTTTCCACCCCAATTGAGAAAAATGATGTTGATTTCCTCATCAAACCCCAAAGCTATACACCCACGATTGACACTTCAGAATGGCCGATTCTATTGAAAAACTACGATCGTCTCAATGTAAGAACTGGTCACTACACTCCTCTCCCATCTGGGTTTTCTCCATTGAAGCGTCCGCTTGCTGAGTATATAAGGTATGGTATTCTTAATCTTGATAAACCTGCTAACCCATCTTCACATGAAGTCGTAGCTTGGATTAAGAGGATCCTTCGCGTTGAGAAAACGGGTCATAGTGGTACTTTGGACCCGAAAGTTACTGGGAATTTGATTGTTTGTATTGATAGAGCGACCCGTTTGGTTAAATCCCAACAGGGTGCTGGTAAAGAGTATGTGTGTGTTgctaggttgcattctgatgTTCCTGATGTTGCTAAGGTTGCTAGAGCACTTGAAGCTCTTACTGGGGCTGTTTTTCAAAGACCACCTTTGATTTCTGCTGTGAAAAGGCAACTTAGGATTAGGACTATATATGAAAGTAAGTTGCTTGAGTATGATGCTGAAAGGCATTTGGTTGTTTTTTGGATATCGTGTGAGGCTGGTACTTATGTTAGGACACTGTGTGTTCATCTTGGGTTGCTTTTGGGTGTGGGTGGACATATGCAGGAGCTAAGGAGAGTGAGGTCTGGGATTTTGGGTGAGAAGAATAATATGGTGACAATGCATGATGTGATGGATGCACAATGGATGTATGATAACTATAGGGATGAGACTTACTTGAGGAGGGTCATTATGCCATTGGAGGTAGTTTTGACTAGTTATAAGAGGTTGGTGGTTAAGGATTCAGCAGTTAATGCTATTTGCTATGGTGCAAAGTTGATGATTCCTGGGCTTCTAAGGTTTGAGAATGATGTCGAGGTTGGAGAGGAGGTTGTGCTGATGACTACAAAAGGGGAGGCCATTGCATTGGGGATCGCAGAGATGACCACGGCTGTTATGGCCACTTGTGATCATGGTGTGGTTGCAAAGATTAAGAGAGTGGTGATGGATAGGGATACTTATCCTAGGAAATGGGGCTTAGGACCAAGGGCTTCAATGAAGAAGAAGTTGGTTGCTGAGGGTAAGTTGGATAAACATGGCAAGCCAAATGATAAAACTCCAGCTGAGTGGACGAGAAATGTTGTTTTACCCACCGGAGGGGATGCTATGGTTGCTGGTCTTGCTGCTGCTACTATGAAACCTGATCTTGATGCAGTGGATGCTGATGGTGCAGCAGGTGAGattgagaagaaaaagaagaaacataAGGAAGATGAGGAGGAGGCTAACAAGAGAAAATTGGATGACTTAGATGTATCCCCTGCGCCCAGTGCTTTAAAGAAACCAAAGGTAGAGATAGTTGAGGAAGCACTGGAATCCGTAGAGAAGGCTGAActgaaaaaagagaagaagaagaaaaagaagaaagaagctGATGAAGCTGCAACCCCTGATGTAGAGTcgttgaaaaaggaaaagaaaaagaaggacaAAGACAATAATGATGCTGCATCGACAGATGAGGAGAAGTccgagaaaaagaaaaagaagaagaagaaagataaaGAATCCGAGAATGGTGATGTTGCTGTTGGAAGCGGCGACGAAGGAAGTAAAAgcaagaagaaggagaagaagaaaaagaagaataaagaTGCACAAGAGGAGTAG
- the LOC129872701 gene encoding acyltransferase Pun1-like: protein MAVAPSQLVSSITEKLIVKPSFPTPSPLKYHKLSFIDQSLSHLYIPLVFFYSKQQQEVNNNISNIHDLDQVANKLQNSLATTLSAYYPYAGSMRDSATIECNDRGIEFLNVRIKCPMSEMLNNPHDYAEGNIFMKDLPWKNSFDGSLLIAQLSHFDCGGIAISTCLSHKVGDGGSVASFMYDWAKVTRNPNQIPRPQFIGDTFFPTPNGPLIAPLIDSKLEKCVHKKFHFSASKLQSLRAKIAVEAGVKNPTRAEVVSALLFISATKAASKINNTSFRPSKLVNYVDIRPMTTPPLSRNFIGNLITVTSISASHDEEMKLPRLVREFRKEFELVFKKDPVQHNLLVLKLLKTMESPHAIDEFDTYFCSNMCKFSGYSIDFGWGKPERVCAPMGPFKNFFILSADQSMDGVEAMVTLEEQHMLAFECDEELMEFASPISSF, encoded by the coding sequence atggcCGTAGCTCCATCACAACTTGTTTCATCTATTACTGAAAAACTCATTGTAAAGCCATCTTTTCCCAccccttctccacttaaataccacAAGCTTTCGTTTATCGATCAATCGTTGAGTCACTTGTACATTCCTCTAGTTTTTTTCTACTCTAAGCAACAACAAGAGGTGAATAACAACATTTCAAACATCCATGATCTTGATCAAGTAGCTAACAAACTACAAAATTCATTAGCAACAACTCTATCAGCTTACTATCCCTATGCTGGAAGCATGAGAGATAGTGCCACGATCGAATGCAATGACAGGGGTATCGAGTTTTTAAATGTTCGAATTAAGTGTCCCATGTCCGAAATGCTGAACAACCCTCATGACTATGCAGAAGGCAACATATTTATGAAAGATTTACCTTGGAAGAATTCATTCGATGGAAGCCTACTCATAGCTCAATTAAGCCATTTCGATTGTGGAGGAATAGCAATCAGCACTTGTCTGTCACACAAAGTTGGTGATGGTGGCTCTGTGGCAAGTTTTATGTATGATTGGGCTAAAGTAACTCGAAATCCAAATCAAATCCCTCGTCCCCAATTTATTGGTGACACATTTTTCCCAACCCCAAATGGACCTTTAATTGCACCATTGATTGATTCCAAGTTGGAAAAATGTGTACATAAGAAGTTCCATTTCTCTGCCTCCAAATTACAGAGCCTTAGAGCAAAAATAGCAGTCGAAGCAGGGGTCAAAAATCCAACACGAGCAGAAGTTGTGAGTGCACTTCTATTCATATCTGCTACAAAGGCTGCatcaaaaatcaataacactTCATTCAGGCCATCTAAATTGGTGAATTATGTCGATATACGCCCAATGACAACTCCCCCTTTATCGCGAAATTTTATAGGAAATCTCATCACCGTGACTTCTATATCAGCAAGTCACGATGAGGAGATGAAGTTGCCAAGATTGGTTCGCGAATTTAGAAAGGAATTCGAGCTAGTTTTCAAGAAAGACCCTGTTCAGCATAATTTATTGGTGTTGAAACTACTCAAAACCATGGAATCACCACACGCGATTGACGAATTTGACACTTATTTCTGCAGCAACATGTGCAAGTTTTCGGGGTATAGCATAGATTTTGGATGGGGGAAACCAGAAAGAGTCTGTGCACCAATGGGTCCATTCAAGAATTTCTTTATATTAAGTGCTGATCAGAGTATGGATGGTGTTGAAGCTATGGTGACCTTAGAAGAACAACACATGTTGGCATTTGAATGTGATGAGGAGCTCATGGAATTTGCTTCTCCAATTTCAAGTTTCTAA